In Geotalea uraniireducens, one genomic interval encodes:
- a CDS encoding serine dehydratase subunit alpha family protein: MALYRELISHEVFPALGCTEPTAVAYAASLAAAELATAPETVAIVVDMGVFKNGFAVTVPNTGGARGNVIAGALGALIGKPELKMEILSAADGELLDRARTMVEEKRVTVGFDPERSELFIDVTVSAGGETARAVLAGGHTNLVLLEKNGRVLLERPRPTTAGGHAYRERLAKMTFAEMIDLVELLEDEDLAYLRRGVEMNLAMADAGKGLEKVGYYVADLVSKGLLVNDVVSSSKVLAAAASDARMAGLPYPVMASGGSGNQGIVAILVPYNVGRFFEIAEETILRSIGLSHLVNGYIKCFTGDLSPICGCAIAAGVGAAAAIVYQQAGKDLGKIDLAVNTLVSDLGGMLCDGAKGGCALKVVSSVDSAIRSAYMALYGHGISDEEGFVGRSAEETIRNLSRISERGMALVDDTMLDIMLAKRG, translated from the coding sequence CTGGCGCTTTACCGGGAATTGATCAGCCATGAGGTCTTTCCGGCCCTCGGTTGCACCGAGCCGACCGCGGTAGCCTATGCCGCCAGCCTGGCGGCGGCGGAACTGGCAACGGCCCCGGAGACCGTTGCCATCGTTGTCGATATGGGGGTCTTCAAAAACGGCTTTGCCGTGACTGTGCCGAATACCGGCGGCGCCCGCGGGAACGTGATCGCCGGCGCCCTCGGCGCCCTGATCGGCAAACCGGAGCTGAAGATGGAAATCCTTTCGGCGGCGGATGGCGAGCTGCTCGACCGGGCCCGGACGATGGTGGAGGAAAAACGGGTGACCGTCGGCTTCGATCCGGAGCGGAGCGAGCTGTTCATCGACGTCACCGTCAGTGCCGGCGGCGAAACGGCCCGGGCAGTGCTGGCGGGGGGGCATACCAATCTGGTGCTGCTGGAGAAAAACGGCCGGGTGCTCCTGGAGCGGCCGCGGCCGACCACTGCCGGCGGCCATGCCTACCGGGAACGGCTGGCGAAGATGACCTTTGCCGAAATGATCGACCTGGTGGAGCTGCTCGAAGACGAGGACCTCGCCTACCTGCGGCGCGGGGTGGAGATGAACCTGGCAATGGCGGATGCGGGGAAGGGGCTGGAAAAGGTCGGCTACTACGTCGCCGATCTGGTCAGCAAGGGGTTATTGGTCAACGACGTGGTCTCGTCGAGCAAGGTGCTGGCCGCCGCCGCCTCGGACGCCCGGATGGCTGGGCTGCCCTACCCGGTGATGGCGAGCGGCGGCAGCGGCAACCAGGGGATTGTCGCCATCCTTGTCCCGTACAACGTCGGCCGGTTCTTCGAGATCGCCGAGGAGACGATCCTGCGCAGCATCGGCCTCTCCCATCTGGTGAACGGCTATATCAAATGCTTTACCGGCGATCTGTCGCCGATCTGCGGCTGCGCCATCGCCGCCGGGGTGGGGGCGGCCGCCGCCATCGTCTATCAGCAGGCCGGCAAGGACCTCGGCAAGATCGATCTGGCGGTCAACACCCTAGTCAGCGACCTGGGGGGAATGCTTTGCGACGGGGCCAAAGGGGGGTGTGCCCTGAAGGTGGTCAGCTCCGTCGATTCGGCGATCCGCTCTGCCTACATGGCCCTCTACGGGCACGGGATCAGCGACGAAGAGGGGTTCGTCGGCCGGAGCGCCGAGGAAACCATTCGCAACCTGAGCCGGATCAGCGAACGGGGGATGGCGCTGGTGGACGATACCATGCTCGACATCATGCTGGCCAAGAGGGGGTGA
- a CDS encoding acyl-CoA thioesterase, with product MPIDPVIEPALLPRLYQGTFAVPAEAIDENGHVNNVVYVQWMQEFATRHSDALGLTRAKYVELGGCWVVRAHRITYLQPALPGDRLTVATWVATMDRFRSLRRYRFVRSADGQMLATAETDWVYVTIAAGRPSTIPAAVANAFVVLPEADEP from the coding sequence GTGCCGATCGATCCCGTCATCGAGCCTGCGTTGCTTCCCCGCCTTTACCAGGGGACGTTCGCTGTCCCCGCCGAGGCCATCGACGAGAACGGCCATGTCAATAACGTGGTCTACGTCCAATGGATGCAGGAGTTTGCCACCCGCCACTCGGACGCCCTCGGGCTCACCCGGGCGAAATACGTGGAACTCGGCGGCTGCTGGGTGGTCCGGGCGCACCGGATCACCTACCTGCAGCCGGCTCTCCCCGGCGACCGGCTTACCGTTGCCACCTGGGTGGCAACGATGGACCGCTTTCGCTCGCTCCGCCGCTACCGCTTCGTCCGGAGCGCCGACGGCCAGATGCTGGCGACCGCCGAGACCGACTGGGTCTACGTCACCATCGCTGCCGGCCGCCCCTCCACCATTCCCGCCGCGGTGGCAAACGCCTTCGTCGTCCTGCCGGAGGCTGACGAGCCGTAG
- a CDS encoding surface-adhesin E family protein, translated as MFSIVVFPTFLAVAVPAGAAGDWLPLGSAGAVRLSLRLITEAPRQPAGRRLVEVRRDFPPGDDRCYALDRVELDCRSGTYRYTGIVLYDRDGEVVNRYRPADQFVPIPAGSYLSRCHTLACPSVTIPQPLPD; from the coding sequence GTGTTCAGCATAGTCGTTTTCCCGACCTTTTTGGCCGTCGCCGTCCCGGCAGGAGCGGCGGGCGACTGGCTTCCCCTCGGTAGTGCCGGGGCGGTGCGGCTTTCCCTGCGCCTAATCACGGAGGCGCCGCGGCAGCCGGCTGGCCGGCGGCTGGTTGAAGTCCGTCGCGACTTCCCGCCGGGAGACGACCGGTGCTATGCCCTCGACCGGGTGGAACTCGATTGCCGGAGCGGTACTTACCGTTATACCGGCATCGTCCTTTACGACCGGGACGGCGAGGTGGTGAACCGTTACCGGCCGGCCGACCAGTTCGTGCCGATTCCGGCCGGTTCATACCTGAGCCGCTGCCACACCCTGGCCTGTCCTTCCGTCACGATCCCTCAACCATTGCCCGACTGA
- a CDS encoding cytochrome-c peroxidase, with translation MSRTVAGAVLAFGLALAGVPAGTFAAPPLGLPPVPIPADNPQSPEKISLGKRLFEDKRFSGDGTVSCSNCHDPAKAFADGLPVAEGIRKQHGARNSPTVINAAYYESQFWDGRRPSLEAQSKDPFLNPVEHGLTSHEPILATIRGDKDYPGQFRHAFGVEPAALTIDHVAKAIAAFERTVIAGDSPFDRYLYGGERGAIPASAIRGLDIFRTKGRCQDCHSIGQTTALFTDNKFHNIGAGFSRIAGRYLQVASAFRKARQQGKEVDKSVITDRDASELGRFVVTLRPSDLGRFKTSSLRNIAVTGPYMHDGSMKTMEEVVEFYNKGGEQNPFLDSGIRPLNLTAEEKADLVAFLKTLTSPQYANLAQP, from the coding sequence ATGAGCAGAACGGTTGCTGGAGCAGTATTGGCCTTCGGGCTCGCCCTGGCGGGAGTGCCGGCCGGCACCTTCGCGGCGCCGCCACTGGGACTCCCGCCGGTGCCGATTCCGGCGGACAACCCGCAAAGCCCGGAGAAGATCAGCCTCGGCAAGCGATTGTTCGAGGACAAGCGGTTCAGCGGCGACGGTACGGTCAGCTGCTCGAACTGCCACGACCCGGCAAAGGCGTTCGCCGACGGCCTGCCGGTGGCCGAGGGGATTCGCAAGCAGCACGGGGCGCGCAACTCGCCGACGGTGATCAACGCCGCCTACTATGAAAGCCAGTTCTGGGACGGCCGGCGGCCGAGCCTGGAGGCCCAGTCTAAGGACCCCTTCCTCAACCCGGTCGAGCACGGTCTTACCAGCCATGAGCCGATCCTGGCGACGATCCGGGGCGACAAGGATTACCCGGGGCAGTTCCGCCATGCCTTCGGCGTCGAACCGGCAGCGCTGACCATCGACCACGTGGCGAAGGCGATCGCCGCCTTCGAGCGGACGGTGATCGCCGGCGATTCCCCCTTCGATCGCTATCTCTACGGCGGCGAGCGGGGCGCCATCCCAGCCTCCGCCATCCGCGGCCTGGATATCTTCCGGACCAAGGGGCGCTGCCAGGATTGCCACAGCATCGGCCAGACCACCGCCCTGTTCACCGACAACAAGTTCCACAATATCGGCGCCGGTTTCAGCCGGATCGCCGGGCGCTATCTCCAGGTCGCCAGCGCCTTCCGCAAGGCCCGCCAGCAAGGGAAGGAGGTCGACAAGAGCGTGATCACCGACCGTGATGCCTCCGAACTGGGCCGCTTTGTCGTCACCCTTCGCCCTTCGGACCTGGGGCGTTTCAAGACCTCGTCGCTGCGCAACATCGCGGTGACCGGGCCGTACATGCACGACGGCAGCATGAAGACCATGGAGGAGGTCGTCGAGTTCTACAACAAGGGGGGGGAGCAGAACCCGTTTCTCGATAGCGGCATCCGCCCTCTCAACTTGACCGCCGAGGAAAAGGCCGACCTGGTCGCTTTCCTGAAAACGCTTACCAGTCCGCAGTACGCCAACCTGGCACAGCCGTAA
- a CDS encoding metallophosphoesterase family protein, producing the protein MKGRITRRAFLKEAGLLTAAAALPLGLVNVAWGKKPTDRFTFAYISDCHITQIRGTEFVANFDKGLQRAVLELSFLDPQPDFVVFGGDLAQLGKVAELEHGLEMLKGVTLPIKWVIGEHDYYLDLGEYWQKHISPLHYSFDHKGVHFVVLNSILTDDDWTHNRWPTAEERMHQMARLDNPHGSPFMVKREQLAWLKQDLAKIPRTTPLIVLSHSPLYKIFKPWNFWTDDAEAVQAQLKQFRSVKVFHGHVHQVLYNQLGPITFNAFMATAWPWPYPVTYSQLPNKVPELTVFMNRADPFKERDGTGWGSVQVADGLVHHYELWENSPRTVRSPGAGKRPEDTVYQDPAKRIPPQTHY; encoded by the coding sequence ATGAAAGGACGAATCACTCGCCGTGCGTTTCTCAAAGAGGCCGGGCTGCTGACTGCGGCGGCGGCGTTGCCGTTGGGCCTCGTCAACGTCGCCTGGGGGAAGAAGCCGACCGACCGCTTCACCTTCGCCTACATTTCCGATTGCCACATCACCCAGATCCGCGGCACCGAATTCGTGGCCAATTTCGACAAGGGGCTGCAGCGGGCGGTGCTCGAACTGAGCTTCCTCGACCCGCAGCCCGATTTCGTGGTCTTCGGCGGCGATCTCGCCCAGCTCGGCAAGGTGGCGGAACTGGAACACGGCCTCGAAATGCTGAAGGGGGTTACCCTGCCGATCAAGTGGGTGATCGGCGAACACGATTACTATCTCGACCTGGGCGAATACTGGCAGAAACATATTTCGCCGCTCCACTACAGCTTCGATCACAAGGGGGTTCATTTTGTCGTCCTGAACAGCATCCTGACCGATGACGACTGGACCCACAACCGCTGGCCGACCGCCGAGGAACGGATGCACCAGATGGCCCGGCTCGACAACCCGCACGGTTCCCCGTTCATGGTCAAGCGGGAGCAACTGGCCTGGCTGAAGCAGGATCTGGCCAAGATTCCCCGGACGACGCCGCTGATCGTGCTCTCCCATTCGCCGCTCTACAAGATTTTCAAACCGTGGAACTTCTGGACCGACGATGCCGAAGCGGTCCAGGCGCAACTCAAACAGTTCCGCTCGGTAAAGGTGTTTCACGGCCACGTCCATCAGGTCCTCTACAACCAGCTCGGGCCGATCACCTTCAATGCCTTCATGGCGACCGCCTGGCCCTGGCCCTATCCGGTGACCTACAGCCAGCTGCCGAACAAGGTGCCGGAGCTGACGGTTTTCATGAACCGGGCCGATCCGTTCAAGGAGCGGGACGGCACCGGCTGGGGCTCCGTCCAGGTGGCCGACGGGCTGGTCCATCATTACGAACTCTGGGAAAACTCGCCGCGGACGGTCAGATCGCCCGGCGCCGGCAAACGGCCCGAAGATACGGTCTACCAGGATCCGGCCAAGCGGATTCCACCCCAGACCCACTATTGA
- a CDS encoding c-type cytochrome, with the protein MAMRALLAALLGLAVTFGSLAVARADEFTKDDLKKWNDAFTAVRQEGEKVFHSSTLGKNSVSCDMCHPHAANTHPETYPKFQKQLGKVVGLRDMINWCIQNPLQGTPLALDDPQLIALEAYITWERRGVKLAPGKH; encoded by the coding sequence ATGGCAATGAGAGCACTGCTCGCGGCTCTGCTCGGGCTGGCGGTGACGTTCGGTTCGTTGGCCGTCGCCCGCGCCGACGAGTTTACCAAGGACGATCTGAAAAAGTGGAACGACGCCTTTACCGCGGTGCGGCAGGAAGGGGAGAAGGTCTTTCACAGCTCGACGCTCGGCAAGAACTCCGTGTCGTGCGACATGTGCCATCCCCACGCCGCCAACACCCATCCGGAGACCTATCCGAAGTTCCAGAAGCAGCTCGGCAAGGTGGTCGGTCTGCGGGACATGATCAACTGGTGCATCCAGAATCCGCTGCAGGGAACGCCGCTGGCACTCGACGATCCGCAGCTGATCGCCCTGGAAGCCTATATCACCTGGGAACGGCGCGGTGTCAAATTGGCTCCCGGCAAGCATTGA
- a CDS encoding pyrimidine/purine nucleoside phosphorylase: MSEFSNVTVVREANIYFGGAVTSRTIIFADGTKKTLGVMQPGEYTFNTDAAELMEFLAGELEYRIGDSGPWLPMRAGESFTVPAKSAFTMKVATVADYCCSFLA, from the coding sequence ATGTCCGAATTCAGCAATGTCACCGTCGTTCGCGAAGCAAACATTTACTTCGGCGGTGCCGTCACCAGCCGCACCATCATCTTTGCCGACGGCACCAAGAAGACCCTTGGCGTCATGCAGCCGGGCGAGTACACCTTCAATACCGACGCCGCCGAGCTGATGGAGTTTCTGGCCGGCGAACTGGAGTACCGGATCGGCGACAGCGGGCCCTGGCTGCCGATGCGGGCGGGCGAGTCGTTCACGGTGCCGGCGAAATCGGCATTCACCATGAAAGTGGCGACGGTCGCCGATTACTGCTGTTCCTTCCTCGCCTGA
- the gluQRS gene encoding tRNA glutamyl-Q(34) synthetase GluQRS translates to MTDQYPDIVGRFAPSPTGPLHLGSLVAAVGSYLLAKRAGGRWLLRMEDLDTPRLVPGMADDILRTLAGLGLDWDGEVLWQSRRGAAYQAALERLVADGWCYPCGCSRAEIARAGSAPHDGDGELVYPGSCRDGLPAGRPARAYRVRVGIEPVCFTDLLVGPTCYDLATLCGDFVVKRADGLFAYQLAVVVDDAAQGVNQVVRGADLLSSTPRQIYLQRLLGLPTPCYAHLPLVTGPGGGKLSKRDNAVSLAAGCDLGRSGPGLLLAALAFLGQCPDPALAGASPQDILAWATAHFDPAAIPCHDGLLAGNH, encoded by the coding sequence ATGACCGATCAATATCCCGACATCGTAGGCCGCTTCGCCCCCTCTCCCACCGGTCCCCTCCATCTCGGCTCCCTGGTGGCCGCAGTCGGCAGCTATCTGCTGGCGAAGCGGGCGGGGGGGCGGTGGCTGCTCCGGATGGAGGACCTGGATACGCCGCGGCTGGTGCCGGGGATGGCCGACGACATCCTGCGGACCCTGGCGGGACTCGGCCTCGACTGGGACGGCGAGGTCCTCTGGCAGAGTCGGCGGGGTGCGGCATACCAGGCGGCGCTGGAGCGGCTTGTGGCCGACGGCTGGTGTTACCCCTGCGGCTGCTCCCGGGCGGAGATCGCCCGGGCGGGGAGCGCCCCCCACGACGGCGACGGGGAGCTGGTCTACCCCGGCAGCTGCCGCGACGGGCTCCCTGCCGGCCGGCCGGCCCGCGCCTACCGGGTCCGGGTCGGCATTGAGCCGGTCTGCTTCACCGATCTGCTCGTCGGTCCCACCTGTTACGACCTGGCGACCCTCTGCGGCGATTTCGTCGTCAAGCGGGCCGACGGGCTCTTCGCCTACCAGCTGGCGGTGGTCGTCGACGACGCCGCCCAGGGGGTGAACCAGGTGGTGCGTGGCGCCGACCTCCTTTCCTCGACCCCCCGGCAGATTTACCTCCAGCGGCTGCTTGGCCTGCCGACCCCCTGCTACGCTCACCTGCCGCTGGTTACCGGCCCCGGCGGCGGCAAGCTCTCCAAGCGGGACAATGCCGTCTCGCTGGCGGCCGGCTGCGACCTGGGGAGGAGCGGCCCCGGGCTGCTCCTCGCCGCGCTGGCCTTCCTCGGGCAATGCCCCGATCCGGCGCTGGCCGGCGCTTCTCCCCAGGACATCCTCGCCTGGGCGACCGCCCACTTTGACCCGGCAGCGATCCCTTGCCATGACGGCTTGCTGGCGGGCAATCACTAA
- a CDS encoding TolC family protein: protein MKIRSLFLLLTLVAGLAVAGAALAAEPPPEDLTRLVAAALANNPELKASAARWQLFSNKVAQARSLDDPMLMLKIQNGVVTDPLNFSREPMTAKVIGISQQLPFWGKRQLKGEVATLTADSYRWTVDERKLELTRMVKEAWYQIFFIDKSLGIVAKNLRVLDDFITLAETKYAVGQGVQQDILKAQVERSKLLDMQITLEQQRQSAAANLNTLLFRPADTPVGTITEALPAPVSQSAAELRQLAYGNRPLLKSLDAQVARGEAGLKLADKDFYPDFNVSLEYMQREPVMGNGGYDMYSLGVTFNLPLQRARRHAAVAEANSEITMASEEVQNLKNSINYGVADLLAQLERRRKLLELYKSGIIPQASQTLESATINYRVNKVDFLTLLDSLMSLFNYEREYYDSLADYGVKRAQLEALVGTELR, encoded by the coding sequence ATGAAGATTCGTTCCCTGTTCCTGCTCCTGACCCTTGTCGCCGGCCTTGCCGTCGCCGGCGCGGCCCTTGCCGCCGAGCCGCCGCCGGAAGACCTGACCAGGCTGGTGGCGGCGGCGCTCGCCAACAATCCCGAACTGAAGGCTTCCGCCGCCCGCTGGCAGCTGTTCAGCAACAAGGTCGCCCAGGCACGTTCGCTGGACGATCCGATGCTGATGCTGAAGATTCAGAACGGCGTGGTGACCGATCCGCTGAATTTCAGCCGCGAGCCGATGACCGCCAAGGTGATCGGCATTTCCCAGCAGCTCCCGTTCTGGGGGAAGCGGCAGCTAAAAGGGGAGGTCGCGACGCTGACCGCCGACTCGTACCGCTGGACGGTGGACGAGCGGAAGCTCGAACTGACGCGGATGGTCAAGGAGGCCTGGTACCAGATCTTCTTCATCGACAAGTCGCTCGGCATTGTGGCCAAGAACCTGCGCGTCCTCGACGATTTCATCACCCTCGCCGAAACCAAGTACGCCGTCGGCCAGGGGGTGCAGCAGGATATCCTGAAGGCCCAGGTCGAACGCTCCAAGCTGCTCGACATGCAGATCACCCTGGAGCAGCAGCGGCAAAGCGCCGCGGCCAATCTCAACACCCTCCTGTTCCGGCCCGCCGACACGCCGGTCGGGACCATCACCGAGGCGCTGCCGGCACCGGTGAGCCAGTCCGCCGCCGAGCTGCGCCAGCTGGCCTACGGCAACCGGCCGCTCCTGAAAAGTCTCGATGCCCAGGTCGCCAGGGGCGAGGCGGGGCTGAAGCTGGCGGACAAGGATTTCTATCCCGACTTCAACGTCTCCCTCGAATACATGCAGCGTGAGCCGGTGATGGGCAATGGCGGTTACGACATGTATTCCCTTGGCGTGACGTTCAATCTGCCGCTGCAGCGGGCGCGTCGCCATGCCGCGGTGGCGGAGGCCAACTCCGAGATCACCATGGCCTCGGAAGAGGTGCAGAACCTGAAGAACAGCATCAATTACGGTGTCGCCGACCTGCTCGCCCAGCTGGAGCGGCGCCGGAAGCTGCTGGAACTCTACAAGAGCGGGATCATCCCCCAAGCCAGCCAGACGCTGGAATCGGCGACCATCAACTACCGGGTGAACAAGGTCGACTTTCTCACCCTGCTCGACAGCCTGATGTCGCTCTTCAACTACGAACGGGAATACTACGACTCCCTGGCCGATTACGGGGTCAAGCGGGCGCAGCTGGAGGCGCTGGTCGGGACCGAGCTGCGCTAG
- a CDS encoding efflux RND transporter periplasmic adaptor subunit, which yields MTISKKTAMPIAILLLAVLAAGGYWFWRQRQPGTGQATKAAQGKVIYTCPMHPFIEKEQPGACPICGMNLVKKVASTPASGQEMKTLEQVSLSPTQMVLANVATDKVDRAALAKEVTAVGIVQYDQARQAKVTAWVSGRLDRLFVDKVGDYVSTRRPVAEIYSPDLVATEQEYLLALKSRDQLKSSPISSIAAGGEGLVAAARQRLKLWGVKDQQIAALEKSGQPNIRIPIYTPLSGIVIDKLVLAGQYVKEGDPLFNIADLSTVWTEVEIYENEFPFVKVGQRVAITSQSYPERTFSGRVSYIYPFLDPKTRTVKVRVELANPGLRLKPDMFVNATIKVPLAPTLVVPVTAVMDTGQRQVVWIEARPGVFEPRDVKVGARVDDRVQILSGLMRGDTIAVSGGYLIDSEAQLKGGGGSMPGMKMGGEKEKGQGGTPPAPGKPAPKDDMDMSNMKM from the coding sequence ATGACTATCTCGAAAAAGACGGCGATGCCGATTGCAATCCTGCTCTTGGCGGTACTGGCCGCCGGCGGCTACTGGTTCTGGCGGCAGCGGCAGCCGGGCACTGGCCAGGCGACCAAGGCGGCGCAGGGGAAGGTGATCTACACCTGTCCGATGCATCCGTTCATCGAGAAGGAACAGCCCGGCGCCTGTCCGATCTGCGGGATGAACCTGGTGAAGAAGGTGGCGAGCACGCCGGCGAGCGGCCAGGAGATGAAGACCCTCGAACAGGTATCGCTGTCGCCGACCCAGATGGTGCTGGCCAACGTGGCGACCGACAAGGTTGACCGGGCGGCCCTGGCCAAGGAAGTGACGGCGGTCGGCATCGTCCAGTACGACCAGGCGCGGCAGGCCAAGGTGACCGCCTGGGTCAGCGGCCGTCTCGACCGGCTGTTCGTCGACAAGGTCGGCGATTACGTCTCGACCCGGCGGCCGGTGGCCGAGATTTATTCCCCCGATCTGGTGGCCACCGAGCAGGAGTATCTGCTCGCCCTGAAGAGCCGCGACCAGCTGAAGAGTTCGCCGATCAGCTCGATCGCCGCCGGCGGCGAGGGGCTGGTCGCCGCGGCCCGGCAGCGGCTCAAGCTCTGGGGGGTCAAGGATCAGCAGATCGCCGCCCTGGAGAAGTCGGGCCAGCCGAACATCCGCATCCCGATCTATACCCCGCTCTCGGGGATCGTCATCGACAAACTGGTCCTTGCCGGCCAGTACGTCAAGGAGGGGGACCCGCTGTTCAACATCGCCGATCTCTCCACGGTCTGGACCGAGGTGGAGATCTACGAGAACGAGTTCCCGTTCGTCAAGGTTGGCCAGCGGGTGGCGATCACCTCCCAGTCCTACCCGGAGCGGACTTTCAGCGGCCGGGTGTCGTACATCTATCCGTTTCTCGATCCGAAGACCCGCACCGTCAAGGTGCGGGTGGAACTGGCCAATCCCGGCCTGCGGCTGAAGCCGGACATGTTCGTTAACGCGACGATCAAGGTGCCGCTGGCGCCGACCCTGGTGGTGCCGGTGACGGCGGTGATGGACACCGGCCAGCGGCAGGTGGTCTGGATCGAAGCGCGGCCGGGAGTCTTCGAGCCCCGCGACGTCAAGGTCGGGGCCCGGGTCGACGACCGGGTGCAGATCCTTTCGGGACTCATGCGTGGCGACACCATTGCTGTCTCCGGCGGCTACCTGATCGACTCCGAAGCCCAGCTCAAGGGAGGGGGCGGCTCGATGCCGGGAATGAAGATGGGTGGCGAGAAGGAGAAGGGGCAGGGGGGGACTCCGCCGGCCCCCGGCAAGCCGGCGCCGAAAGACGACATGGATATGAGCAATATGAAAATGTGA